The following coding sequences lie in one Ictalurus punctatus breed USDA103 chromosome 16, Coco_2.0, whole genome shotgun sequence genomic window:
- the fhl1b gene encoding four and a half LIM domains protein 1b, producing MSDRFSCFYCRDDLSGKKFMQKEDNKPMCVRCFDKFCANNCAECRRPISTDSKELHYKGRYWHEDCFRCSKCYKNLAKESFSVKDDRILCGKCSSREDAPRCHACYKPILAGAESVEYKGNVFHDDCFTCYKCKKPIGSESFITKNENVYCSSCHESKFSKHCTACRKPITAGGVNYQDQPWHSECLVCVVCVKPLAGTRFTSHEEKLYCVDCYKTNVAKKCSSCQNPITGFGKATNVVNYEGGTWHDYCFTCKKCAVNLAEKRFISKDGNIYCSDCAKKL from the exons ATGTCAGACCGTTTCAGCTGTTTTTATTGTCGTGATGATCTGAGTGGGAAGAAATTCATGCAGAAGGAGGACAACAAGCCGATGTGTGTTCGCTGCTTCGACAAATTCTGTGCCAACAACTGTGCCGAGTGTCGCCGTCCAATCAGCACGGACTCCAAG GAGCTGCACTATAAGGGTCGTTACTGGCATGAGGACTGTTTCCGCTGCTCAAAGTGTTATAAGAATTTGGCGAAAGAGTCGTTCAGTGTGAAAGATGATCGGATCCTGTGTGGGAAATGCAGCTCACGTGAGGACGCACCCCGCTGCCACGCCTGCTACAAACCCATCCTAGCAG GTGCAGAGAGTGTGGAGTACAAAGGCAACGTGTTTCATGATGACTGTTTCACGTGTTATAAGTGTAAGAAGCCGATCGGCTCTGAGAGCTTCATCACTAAAAACGAGAACGTTTACTGCAGCAGCTGCCACGAGAGCAAATTCTCTAAACACTGCACTGCCTGCAGGAAG cccaTCACAGCAGGTGGAGTGAACTATCAGGATCAGCCGTGGCACTCggagtgtttggtgtgtgtggtgtgtgtgaagcCTTTGGCTGGAACTCGCTTCACCTCTCATGAGGAGAAACTTTACTGCGTCGACTGTTACAAAACAAACGTGGCCAAGAAGTGCAGCAGCTGTCAGAACCCCATCACCg GTTTTGGAAAAGCCACTAATGTGGTGAACTATGAGGGAGGAACGTGGCACGATTACTGCTTCACCTGCAAGAAGTGCGCTGTGAACCTTGCTGAGAAACGCTTTATCTCCAAGGACGGAAACATCTACTGCAGCGACTGCGCCAAGAAACTGTAG
- the LOC128635170 gene encoding adhesion G-protein coupled receptor G4, with protein sequence MCVCVCVCVCVCVFSPAEVRMLNVGLCFVLFLHVTCTKDAVSEILWGKKVVLERTSCQFWLLKPNETLPSLSEFTVCVNMKRSINSSVWRAFSYLHPNRSRVELGFGGRGLQLEVQLFGRIWVTEDTLAVGHWHSVCITWSSSTSRPGLVINGRASALRKDAMEPMGRDSGTCRLAGGGSLTLGVAHYYVGDTMEVESGTNLQGSVTMFRMWGRVRSVHEIATHNCTDGDVIEWHGRVWLVQHHCTPVIDHSVECVWSWYEVKVSLCIFSYNKPILAPYEAQDITHQWVSAHFTLITLVCVCVCVCVCVCVCVCVCVCVCV encoded by the exons atgtgtgtgtgtgtgtgtgtgtgtgtgtgtgtgtgtgtgttctctcctgCAGAAGTCAGAATGCTCAATGTTGGTCTGTGTTTCGTCTTGTTCCTGCATGTCACGTGTACGAAGGATGCAG TGTCGGAGATTTTATGGGGGAAGAAGGTGGTCCTCGAGCGCACGAGCTGCCAGTTCTGGCTTCTGAAACCGAATGAGACTTTACCATCTCTGTCCGAGTTCACGGTGTGTGTGAACATGAAGAGGAGCATCAACAGCTCGGTGTGGAGAGCCTTCAGTTACCTGCACCCCAACCGCAGCCGCGTGGAGCTCGGGTTCGGGGGGCGCGGGCTGCAGCTGGAGGTCCAGCTGTTCGGGAGGATCTGGGTGACGGAGGACACTCTCGCCGTGGGACACTGGCATTCCGTCTGCATCACATGGTCCTCCTCGACCAGTCGGCCCGGGCTCGTCATCAACGGCCGGGCATCGGCGCTGAGGAAAGACGCGATGGAACCTATGGGCCGAGACAGCGGCACGTGCAGGCTGGCGGGCGGAGGCTCGCTCACTCTCGGGGTTGCGCATTATTACGTAGGAGACACGATGGAGGTGGAGAGCGGCACCAACCTGCAGGGGAGCGTGACCATGTTCAGGATGTGGGGCAGAGTGCGCAGCGTGCACGAGATCGCCACCCACAACTGCACCGACGGTGACGTCATCGAGTGGCACGGACGCGTGTGGCTCGTGCAGCATCACTGCACACCTGTAATAGACCATTCAGTCGAGTgcg TGTGGTCTTGGTACGAGGTCAAAGTTTCTCTCTGCATCTTCAGCTATAACAAACCCATCTTAGCCCCATACGAGGCTCAAGATATCACACATCAATGGGTAAGTGCTCACTTTACTCTCATTaccctggtgtgtgtgtgtgtgtgtgtgtgtgtgtgtgtgtgtgtgtgtgtgtgtgtgtgtgtgtgtgtgtgtgtgtga
- the LOC124629022 gene encoding adhesion G-protein coupled receptor G4, which produces MESITVTDTPSTTTPTTTPPTTTTPITTTPTTTTPTTTTPITTTPTTAMPTTAMPTTATPTTATPTTATPTTTTPITTTTPTTTPTTTTPITTTPITTTPTTAMPTTAMPTTARPTTTTPTTATPTTATPTTATPTNTTPVTESPPTDATDSFFKVSVNMTITGPQQDPEDTLQRWLHETLSTKGMSVLNFRLTSPQSVGRSLENSSAGFSLVSTQSCDFQMHVTSCSNVNEIQKQIHQLLERRYDNGTVSLDAAPEHIHITHIHPGQCPHQPQQTRRGLYIWIRTSAQRVNTQQCEGDLTHKATRQCLLSGLTNRAVWIAPNLQDCPTVVNKLSDLEHITVTNDTALDVLNIIEDIMKESKSLDEQDLWLVLNTLEVVLNVSIMTFDLAQVIINITSDILNSQSDLHPFTNYILNITEKVGNRMSKLNNGSVSVVAAALALAVVDVNTENFYNLTFGVTAMTNDLHPSVYINQDPSEGTVAFMSLPPYLHVSFPQNYNTNPQVLFQFYGVPELFQNCENGNMLNTYAVAASVINAEQPIRELKAPVVIILHHLNTNTLGRDVQCVYWNFNKNGGHGGWSSSGCWKHNMTNEYTTCMCDHLTHFGVLLDVSRTRTPIDEKNEKILTLITYTGCGVSSLFLGVTVLTYSLLEKLRRDYPSQILLNLCFALLGLNLVFLINSWLSSFGVAALCVAVATTQHYFLLASFTWMFLEAVNMYFALVKVFNAYVPSYIFKFCSIGWGVPLLICCLVLVVKPNSYGPLQHGSSEMHCWMSDDVVFYVCVVGVVGVILLVNGFVFLMVLLQVRRACVSEHSGVMKELRGVTSLTLLLGLTWGTAFLTWGDARVPLLYVFSILNSLQGFFIFLFQCLMKENVHKQWRVHLCFGRFKLQDYSAEWSHTPPIINKPRHSPMLTFPTVASVRSNKSNSTQSSSASSHCIEHHFNVKRPDLDVVYQQSFILPRAQRVHTPLPEGAGYTTHSLNWISTEVPDNHVYFN; this is translated from the exons ATGGAGAGCATCACAGTGACAGACACGCCCTCCACCACCACGCCCACCACCACCCcgcccaccaccaccacgcccaTCACCACCAcgcccaccaccaccacgcccaccaccaccacgcccaTCACCACCACGCCCACCACCGCCATGCCCACCACCGCCATGCCCACCACCGCCACACCCACCACTGCCACACCCACCACCGCCAcgcccaccaccaccacgcccatcaccaccaccacgcccACCACCAcgcccaccaccaccacgcccaTCACCACCACGCCCATCACCACCACGCCCACCACCGCCATGCCCACCACCGCCATGCCCACCACCGCCAggcccaccaccaccacgcccaCCACCGCCACACCCACCACTGCCACTCCCACCACCGCCACGCCCACCAACACCACTCCTGTTACAGAATCTCCGCCTACTGATGCCACAG acagTTTCTTTAAAGTCAGTGTGAACATGACCATCACAGGACCACAGCAGGATCCAGAAGACACCCTTCAGCGCTGG cttcaTGAAACTCTCTCTACTAAAGGAATGTCTGTGCTGAACTTCAGATTAACGTCACCACAGTCAGTGGGTCGAAG TTTGGAGAATTCCAGTGCG ggtTTTTCTCTCGTCTCCACACAGAG TTGTGACTTTCAGATGCACGTGACGTCGTGTTCGAATGTTAATGAAATACAGAAACAGATCCATCAGCTGTTGGAGCGGCGGTATGATAACGGCACCGTGAGCCTGGATGCTGCTCCAGAACACAtccacatcacacacatac ACCCCGGTCAGTGTCCTCACCAGCCACAGCAGACTCGTCGGGGTCTGTACATTTGGATCAGAACTTCGGCTCAACGCGTAAACACACAGCAGTGTGAAGGAGATCTGACTCACAAAGCAACACGCCAgtg tttacTGAGTGGACTGACTAACCGTGCGGTGTGGATCGCTCCGAACCTGCAGGACTGTCCCACTGTGGTGAACAAACTCTCCGACCTTGAGCACATCACAGTCACTAACG ACACGGCGCTGGACGTGCTAAACATAATCGAGGACATAATGAAAGAAAGCAAGTCCCTGGACGAGCAAGACCTGTGGCTGGTGCTGAACACACTGGAGGTCGTGCTGAATGTCAGcatcatgacctttgacctcgcACAggtcatcatcaacatcacatCAGACATCCTGAACTCACAGAGCGACCTTCATCCCTTCACTAACTA tattcTGAACATCACAGAAAAGGTGGGAAACAGAATGTCCAAGCTGAATAACGGATCTGTCAGCGTGGTGGCCGCAGCGTTAGCTCTGGCTGTGGTCGACGTCAATACAGAGAATTTCTACAATCTGACATTTGGAGTCACAGCGATGACCAACGACCTACATCCatcg gtgtatatTAATCAGGACCCGTCTGAGGGCACTGTGGCCTTCATGTCTCTCCCTCCATATCTTCATGTCAGTTTTCCGCAAAACTACAACACCAATCCTCAAGTCCTGTTCCAGTTCTACGGCGTTCCTGAACTCTTTCAG AATTGTGAGAATGGGAACATGTTGAATACGTATGCTGTAGCTGCCAGTGTGATTAATGCAGAGCAGCCCATAAGAGAGCTGAAGGCTCCAGTCGTCATCATACTGCACCACCTCAACACCAACACA CTCGGAAGAGATGTTCAGTGTGTGTACTGGAACTTCAACAAGAATG gtggtCATGGTGGTTGGAGCTCCAGTGGATGTTGGAAACACAACATGACTAATGAATACACAACCTGTATGTGTGATCACCTCACACACTTTGGCGTGCTGCTG gaTGTATCCAGGACCAGGACTCCCATTGAtgagaaaaatgagaaaatcCTCACCCTCATCACATACACAGGGTGTGGAGTGTCGTCTTTGTTCCTTGGAGTGACAGTGCTGACCTACTCACTGCTGGA GAAGTTGAGGCGTGATTACCCGTCTCAGATCCTGCTGAACCTCTGCTTCGCTCTGCTCGGCCTCAACCTTGTTTTCCTCATTAACTCCTGGCTCTCATCCTTTGGGGTGGCTGCTCTCTGTGTCGCCGTGGCAACGACCCAGCACTACTTCCTCTTGGCCTCGTTCACCTGGATGTTCCTGGAAGCAGTGAACATGTACTTCGCCCTCGTTAAAGTGTTCAATGCCTATGTGCCTTCCTACATCTTCAAATTCTGCTCCATCGGCTGGG GTGTTCCTCTGCTGATCTGCTGCTTGGTGTTGGTGGTGAAACCCAACTCATACGGACCCCTGCAACACGGGAGCTCTGAAATGCA ctgcTGGATGTCAGACGACGTGGTgttctatgtgtgtgtggtgggcgtgGTGGGCGTGATTCTCCTGGTGAACGGTTTTGTGTTCCTCATGGTTCTGCTGCAGGTGAGGAGGGCATGTGTGAGCGAGCACAGTGGTGTGATGAAGGAGCTGCGAGGCGTCACCAGTCTCACTCTGCTGCTCGGCCTCACCTGGGGCACCGCCTTCCTCACCTGGGGCGACGCCAGAGTCCCGCTGCTCTATGTCTTCTCCATCCTTAACAGTCTGCAAG gcttctttatttttctgtttcaatGTCTGATGAAGGAAAATGTGCATAAACAGTGGAGAGTCCACCTGTGCTTTGGACGCTTCAAACTGCAGGATTACTCAG CGGAATGGAGTCACACTCCTCCCATCATCAACAAACCCAGACACAGTCCGATGTTGACCTTCCCCACTGTGGCTTCAGTCAGATCCAATAAATCCAACTCCACTCAGAGCTCCTCAGCTTCCTCACACTGCATTGAACACCACTTCAATGTGAAGAGACCTGACctgg atgtggtGTATCAGCAGAGCTTCATCCTGCCTCGAGCGCAACGAGTACACACTCCGCTCCCCGAGGGTGCAGGGTACACCACACACTCCCTAAACTGGATCTCTACAGAGGTTCCTGACAACCACGTTTACTTCAACTAA
- the htatsf1 gene encoding HIV Tat-specific factor 1 produces the protein MSGDSDGNREFHEQLRLQELYSQRRGDGDDPYTYVDPEDGTAYDWDHEKKAWFPKITEDFIAAYQANYGFSEDGAAVATGEPQPEKPKEEKEEKREEEVTDSGSAKEENKKGEKRKAEPGWFDIEQEKNTNVYVSGLPLDITPDEFVELMSKCGIIMRDPMTEDYKIKLYKDSEGNQKGDGLCCYLKRESVALAERLLDEYEMRGYRLHVEAARFELKGQYDASKKKKKNKEYRKKLQQQQKQLDWRPEKKGEVRKRHERVVIIQNMFHPSDFEEDPLVLNEYRDDLRSECEKFGEVKKVIIFDRHPDGVASVAFKETEEADMCVAALNARWFGGRQLSAQLWDGVTDYQVQETVREREERLKGWSTFLGDEKTQEMQSKGGEGTNEVGQQEEGKEKQPEEGKEKQPEEGKEKQPEEGKEKQPEEGKEKQPEEGKEKQPEEGKEKQPEEGKEKQQEEEKEKQQEEKEEKEEKEEATVESTDSSLAGSEDES, from the exons ATGAGCGGAGACTCAGACGGGAATCGGGAATTCCATGAGCAGCTTCGGCTGCAGGAACTGTACAGTCAGAGACGGGGCGATGGAGATGATCCGTACACGTACGTCGACCCTGAGGATGGCACGGCCTACGACTGGGATCACGAGAAGAAAGCCTGGTTTCCAAAG ATAACGGAGGACTTCATCGCTGCGTATCAGGCGAATTACGGCTTCAGTGAAGATGGAGCTGCAGTAGCGACAGGAGAGCCTCAGCCTGAGAAACCtaaagaggagaaggaggagaagcgGGAGGAGGAAGTGACAGACTCTGGAAGCGCtaaagaggaaaataaaaaaggagagaagaggaaagcaGAACCAG GCTGGTTTGATATCGagcaagagaaaaacacaaatgtttATGTGTCAG GACTCCCTCTTGATATCACTCCTGATGAGTTTGTGGAGTTGATGTCTAAATGTGGAATAATAATGCGAGACCCGATGACAGAGGActataaaattaaattgtataaaGACAGTGAGGGGAATCAGAAAGGAGACGGACTCTGCTGTTACCTGAAG agagagTCAGTAGCTCTGGCTGAGCGTTTGCTGGATGAGTATGAGATGCGAGGTTACCGGCTGCACGTTGAAGCGGCTCGCTTTGAGCTGAAAGGCCAGTACGACGCcagcaagaagaaaaagaagaacaaagagTATCGCAAAAaactgcagcagcagcagaa GCAGCTGGACTGGAGACCTGAGAAGAAAGGAGAAGTGCGTAAGAGACACGAGCGAGTGGTGATCATCCAGAACATGTTCCATCCCTCTGACTTTGAG GAGGATCCGCTGGTGTTGAACGAGTATCGAGACGACCTGCGCTCAGAGTGTGAGAAATTCGGAGAGGTGAAGAAGGTCATCATATTTGAT aggCACCCTGACGGTGTGGCATCCGTGGCGTTTAAGGAGACAGAGGAGGCGGATATGTGTGTGGCTGCGCTGAACGCACGGTGGTTTGGAGGGAGACAGCTTTCAGCTCAACTGTGGGACGGAGTCACTGACTACCag gtgcaGGAGACGGTGAGGGAGCGGGAGGAGAGGTTAAAAGGTTGGTCAACTTTTCTGGGAGACGAAAAGACACAAGAGATGCAATCAAAAGGAGGAGAAGGAACGAATGAAGTAGGACAGCAGGAAGAGGGAAAAGAGAAACAACCGGAAGAGGGAAAAGAGAAACAACCGGAAGAGGGAAAAGAGAAACAACCGGAAGAGGGAAAAGAGAAACAACCGGAAGAGGGAAAAGAGAAACAACCGGAAGAGGGAAAAGAGAAACAACCGGAAGAGGGAAAAGAGAAACAACCGGAAGAGGGAAAAGAGAAAcaacaggaagaggaaaaagagaaacaacaggaagagaaagaggaaaaggaagagaaggaggaagcGACTGTCGAGTCCACTGACAGCAGTTTGGCTGGGAGTGAAGACGAgtcttaa